TGCTCATAAGGTGAGTCTGAGTATTGTTCACTATGGAGTTGGCTCTCTGACTTTGAGGTGGAATTTAGAAAATCGCTTGAGGATCTCTCTCTGATAATTTTATTCCATTTGGTCGATTGGAAACTGCTTGGACTCTTTGCGTAaagttcatcaatttcttctaacGTTAAACCTTTGGTCTCATAGATTGCAAAATGGACTAAGATAACGGCCAGGGCATTTAACGACCCCCatatgaaaaaaattttgggaCCCATAGACGAAGTGTGATTTCCTGTATCCACGATGTAAGGGGTAATTAGTGAACAGATAAAATTTACCAACCAGTTGGAAGCGGCACAGATGGCTGTGCATTTGGATCGTATTCCCAATGGGTATAACTCAGCTGAAATAACCCATACGCAACCACCCCAGGTCGCAGAAAATGAAGCGATGAAAAGACAAATGAAAGCTATCATAACTTTGTTACCAATGAtagaatttgttgaagTGCCCACTATTGcaataataaaattacACATGGTCATCATTATCCCACCGAAGATTAAAACTTTCCTTCTACCATAGTATTCCACTAGGAATAATCCAGGTATATTAAAAGCAACATTAACCGCGTAAGTAATAAATGAAACCAAATAAGCTCGATGAACGCCGGttttattgaaaaagttcACACCGTaatagaaaagaaaattaattCCTGAAAATTGTTGAGACGCCTGCAGTGAAATGCCTGAAAGCATTCGAAGAGTCTGTTTAGGTCTTGTCTTACTCGATTTGAAACAATCTAGCAGTGTTGAAGTGCCAAACGATTTTTCGTAGTCGTAAGTGGCTTTAATCTCAACTAGTTCTTCTAGAAGACCAGAATCCGTTTGCGGTACGCCTCTcaaaaatgataatgatttgGCAGctttatccaatttatcCTTAAGAACATAGAATCTTGGGCTTTCCGGGAAGAAAATCATGCCAGTAGCTAATATGGATGTCCATACGTATTGTAATCCAATCGGAACCCTATAGGAAGCAGGGGCATCTATTTGATTGGTTCCCTGTGATACTGCACTTGAGACTAATAGGCCCCATGTAATTGCCCATTGATAAGTGGAAATTATAGCACCTCTCAAATACTTATGAGCAGCTTCACTTTGGTATAATGGAACTACAGCAGAAATCAACCCAAGCCCTACTCCTGAAATGACTCTACCTGCCACTAGCAACTGCATGTTAGTTGCAGCTatttgtaaagaattacCGACAAAGAAGACACTGACAACACTCAAGATAATGGTCATTTTTCTACCACATGAATCAGACAATAGAGGTGCAGCTAGAGCACCTACAACAGTACCCAATGATAAAAACGATACTATAATTGATTGCTCCTTAGTGGTAAAATAAGAATGATTGGGACTCAAATGGTGAACCACATACTTCATGTCTAAAAGACTATTGATCAATCCGGTATCATATCCAAATAAGAACCCACCAACTGCCACAAAGACACCAACTAGAATACTCATGAATTTCGATTGGGGTTGTGGTGGACTTATGAAAAGCGTCGAGCAAACTTCGTCGTCTTCTCCAACAACATCTCCCGGAATATCACAATTGTCTGCTACGGGCAAATTATTCATTTgatattcttcatcttcttgttcttcctCTCTTGTCGTAGATCCACTTGTCCCAAGTTCGAGCCCATTGTCCTCTCGATGTCCTGACAAACCTTTAGAGACCTTACAAACTGCATTCCTGAGAAAACCTCTTTTCTCAGAGTCTAATAACTCCGCCTGTGTATTAACTTCGTCACTCATTTATCTTGTCAAACAGCAGTATTGCCTGTATTTGGTCCATATCAGATAGATGCGATGCCCTTATAATGTCGAACTCTTGTCAATGACGAATGATGGATGGGATCTAAGTATGAAACTATAGGAACTGAGAAGCAATGAATGGCTGTCTTGAGTTCACAGCAAATAAACCTATCAAACTAATCTTCTGATTCTGGATGATCAACTAAACTGTCGATCTGTTGAAGACTGCCAAGTGAATGTTTATGAAAGTTGACTACTTTCGTCATCCGTTGTAGTTAATTCTCGCTTGAGTGTTCTAgccattgaaaaaaatctggGGAAGTAAGGAACGtgatattgaaaactttCTAGAATAATCACGACAATTAAtagtggtaataatgaaaaatgaCTACAGGAGTTAAGAAAACTGTCGATGATTCGTTATTTCTTGTTATTTAATATCTCTCTTAATATTCTTTATTACATACCAATGTACAGTGCAGTTAAAAACTAAAATTCAATTAGATGTAGCTTCTGCTAGGGCTATTAGTCTCTTGACACCTGTTAGCCAGTTGCCAGCTTCCGTTGCATTGTTTGTAGAGATATCTACAAAGACTTGCATGGCACTGCTGTAATCCTTTGACTTTAGTTGACCCACAATCGTATGTAGTTTATCAATAGTTGGTTGGGTCAAAAGATCTTGTTTTGCCAGATGGTTAAACAAAATGTTTAATCTCTTGTCACAGTCTTTTATTTGCTTGCTGTATTCCTTGGGGGTTAATGGGGTAACACGGGCAAGTTCTTCCTTAAAGTATTCAACAATTGCTTGTTGATCTGCTGGAATGCTGGCAGGTGCAGGGGTTGGTACGCTCTCTGGAGTAGTAGAGTTCGTGGAACTTGGTGGTGGGGCTGTAGATTTTGGAGGGGCTAAGCCGGTAGGTGGCGCTGTTGCAGCCGTAGCGACTGGGGCCGCTGCAGCCGCATTACCATTGGACAAGGGAGCCGCAGATCCGAGTTCGGTTGTTCTCTGTACGGACTCTAATAGGTTACTAGCATTCTCCAAAGTAGCGGTAGGgtggttcttctttttcaagTTCGTTGGTGGAGGTGGTACTACcgctggtgctggtgtaGCGGTACTACTCGTACTGCTGGTTCTAGCAGGAGGGATAGTACCAACTGGTGTAATTTGCTGAGGTGGTGGTGCATAGGGGTTTTGGCGTAGCACTGGTGAAGGTGCGGTACCACCTGGTGCATAAGCAGTGAAAGGAGCTGTTGGCGGTTGTGTCACAGGAGCTGTATATGCACTAGTTCTGGGGGTAGAAGGTCCATTTGCAGCTTGAGCCTGAGGAGCATATGGATTTATTGCACTCGCCTTAGGGGACATGTTACCTACTGAACCAGTAGAAGAGATGGAAGCCATTCTACTACCCTTTGGTGGTGGAGGTGGTAATGGGGAGGATACGGATGGCCCtcttgaagaagatctGGCGGAACGTGGTGGTGGTACATAAGGCGTACCTGCACCAGCCACTCCTGGAACTGCACCAGCAGCTGGCGCAGCCATGTTAAGTGGTGCCACAGAAGGTGCCTTCGCACGTTGTGGTTTTTCCTTAACGTTTAAAGGCAAATCGTTCCAACCATCATTAGCCTTCTTGTTTAAGTGAGGAGCCTGGCCAGTCTTGATATTTGTTGGTGGGGGGTTGGCGACTGCGGCACCCGGTGTGCTACCCAAAGCTGTTTGTGGTGATGATACAAAGTCAGGGGTTGGCTTCACATTCATCGGAGTGTAAGGTGAAGCATATGGGTTTGTTGGCAGATTAAAATTCGTTTGACCTGAAGATGGAGTTACAGGCGCATACCTACTACCAACGGCGGCTGGGATTGTTGGAGGAGGGGCATATGGGTTAGGCTTTGTAATATTGGCGGCAGCAGGGGGTGCAGCTGTTACAGGTGCTGGTGTGGCAGCTGCAGGTGGAGCATAAGCTGATGCAGCGGTAGAATTGGTACCAGTAAATGCGGCGGTAGGGGGTACGGTTGGACCTGCTCCAAATGCATAATTTTGTTGTGAGAGAGCCACGTTATTTATAGCTGGTGGCACACCGTATGCAGGCTTTCTAGTGGTCGTAGTTCTCGTAGATTTACCTGATGCCAAAAGAACACGTTCCTTTTCCATCTTAACATCTTCATTGTTGCCCGGTAGAGTTTCCAGAATGGAATGGGCCAACTCGAAGCTACCGCTTGCGCAGGCTAAGTTGACatattccaagaatttggaaaccaattcttcattagtAATGGCGGTTTCATTACCAACAAATGTAGAAAACACAGTGAATCTTTCGACAAATTCAGTGAGAGCTTCGGAGTGGGCCTCATAAAGGGAAGgcttgttcttttgaactTTTGTTTCAATGGTTTGGAATTCTTTTAACCAAACACTAGCAACCTTATCCAAAGAGGAAGCAGCCAAATAAAGAACTAGAGAATTCTGTCTATCACCGGCCTCTAGCAATCTATCACCTAGAGTAcacaatttttgattcttcttttcaatgtcATTATCGTAAAATCTCATGACAGTTCTTGCTGCATATTTCCATTGGGAAACGTCTAAGTTTTCCACCAAATCCTCAGAATCTTTCTTGGAGATGGAAAacaaaaatcttgaaagTGCTGATTGCTTACCATGTTTAGCAAAGTAGGCACCCCTCACCGTATCTTTCAAGGCTTCATCATTGGAGTCCAATGCAATAAGTAGGGCTTCTTGTAGAAGATCCTTGTCCAAAGAAGTGCGAACGGCAGATTTCGTGTCCCCTTCCACCAAATTTCTACCAATTTGCTGATCGACTTCAGTGCTTAATTGGAAGCTACCCTCAGGAGTAAATGCAGCTTCGATGTTGgcaaagaaatttgaaccATCGTCTTGATCTTCagatttcttttccttttcctcttcttcatcatcgaaTGCGAAAGTCTCTTTCAGAAATTCAGCTTTACCATCCATAGCCAGTTTGTCTAGTAGGTTCCAGTCCTCCTCGCTAGTACTATCAACAGCCTTAGCCAATCTTTGGTTAATCAAAGGTGTATAATTCTTAGATTTGATGGCTTCGCCCAATGCTGTGTTCTCCTGTAATCCTGGTAAGGAAGGTTTGCTAATTGTCACACCTTTACCATCGGCAGTAATGTTAaccaatttaccaccaaaagCCCATTGAGCTGCTGGGGATTTGTTAACATACCAAGATGGTGCCTGAAGCTGGAATAAAGTAGGTTTCTCGTTGGAATCCTCTTGAGAAACATGATTCCAGAAATCCAACTCTGATTCTCGTTGCTTAGAGGCGGTTTGCTCTTGGTCTAAAGTATTGACCAAGTTTTGCAAAGTTTGTACTTGAACCTTGTTGTCAAATGAAGCAGATGCGAAAATATCTGGTGCCTGACTGGCAAACTTCGTCTTAAACACCCAATTGCTGCGTGTGGGGAATTGCGTTAGTTCTTGACCTTCTTGAGGATTCCATAGTACCACGGTATTATCACGACCACTAGATAATAAGAGGTTTTCATCTTGGTTACACCAATCTAAAGACAAAACTCCCTTTGAGTGACCTTGAGATAGCACTTGCAATGGGGTGTTGGCATTTCTTAAATCCCACACTAAAATAGATGGATCGTTATCGCTACCAGTAGCAGTAGCTACTCTGGTAGAATTTTT
The genomic region above belongs to Zygosaccharomyces rouxii strain CBS732 chromosome F complete sequence and contains:
- a CDS encoding sugar porter family MFS transporter (similar to uniprot|P10870 Saccharomyces cerevisiae YDL194W SNF3 glucose sensor), with amino-acid sequence MSDEVNTQAELLDSEKRGFLRNAVCKVSKGLSGHREDNGLELGTSGSTTREEEQEDEEYQMNNLPVADNCDIPGDVVGEDDEVCSTLFISPPQPQSKFMSILVGVFVAVGGFLFGYDTGLINSLLDMKYVVHHLSPNHSYFTTKEQSIIVSFLSLGTVVGALAAPLLSDSCGRKMTIILSVVSVFFVGNSLQIAATNMQLLVAGRVISGVGLGLISAVVPLYQSEAAHKYLRGAIISTYQWAITWGLLVSSAVSQGTNQIDAPASYRVPIGLQYVWTSILATGMIFFPESPRFYVLKDKLDKAAKSLSFLRGVPQTDSGLLEELVEIKATYDYEKSFGTSTLLDCFKSSKTRPKQTLRMLSGISLQASQQFSGINFLFYYGVNFFNKTGVHRAYLVSFITYAVNVAFNIPGLFLVEYYGRRKVLIFGGIMMTMCNFIIAIVGTSTNSIIGNKVMIAFICLFIASFSATWGGCVWVISAELYPLGIRSKCTAICAASNWLVNFICSLITPYIVDTGNHTSSMGPKIFFIWGSLNALAVILVHFAIYETKGLTLEEIDELYAKSPSSFQSTKWNKIIRERSSSDFLNSTSKSESQLHSEQYSDSPYEHEHMHIPEPVHMNEHASTIMNTKQEATVTNESPHTEFNDLSQNYVDLGNGLGLNTYKRGPPSIPSDSSDEEDTEGGPSSHRSIDKNMSSINEYMAHLMESHTNSTDQAGH
- the SEC31 gene encoding Sec31p (similar to uniprot|P38968 Saccharomyces cerevisiae YDL195W SEC31 involved in protein transport from endoplasmic reticulum to Golgi Component (p150) of COPII coat of secretory pathway vesicles) gives rise to the protein MVKLADYSRTATFAWSHDKIPSLVTGTASGTVDADFSSESSLELWSLLSPDATNPKTSLSVDAKFNDLDWSHDNKIIAGALDNGSVELFSYNADSLKSEAKFQRHKTTAKVARFNAKQFNVLATGGTKGEIFIWDVNKCLENPNDYTPLTPGNSMTPVEEITSLAWNQSLAHVFASAGSTSYASIWDLKAKKEVIHLSYTSPNTGLKAPLSVVEWHPKNSTRVATATGSDNDPSILVWDLRNANTPLQVLSQGHSKGVLSLDWCNQDENLLLSSGRDNTVVLWNPQEGQELTQFPTRSNWVFKTKFASQAPDIFASASFDNKVQVQTLQNLVNTLDQEQTASKQRESELDFWNHVSQEDSNEKPTLFQLQAPSWYVNKSPAAQWAFGGKLVNITADGKGVTISKPSLPGLQENTALGEAIKSKNYTPLINQRLAKAVDSTSEEDWNLLDKLAMDGKAEFLKETFAFDDEEEEKEKKSEDQDDGSNFFANIEAAFTPEGSFQLSTEVDQQIGRNLVEGDTKSAVRTSLDKDLLQEALLIALDSNDEALKDTVRGAYFAKHGKQSALSRFLFSISKKDSEDLVENLDVSQWKYAARTVMRFYDNDIEKKNQKLCTLGDRLLEAGDRQNSLVLYLAASSLDKVASVWLKEFQTIETKVQKNKPSLYEAHSEALTEFVERFTVFSTFVGNETAITNEELVSKFLEYVNLACASGSFELAHSILETLPGNNEDVKMEKERVLLASGKSTRTTTTRKPAYGVPPAINNVALSQQNYAFGAGPTVPPTAAFTGTNSTAASAYAPPAAATPAPVTAAPPAAANITKPNPYAPPPTIPAAVGSRYAPVTPSSGQTNFNLPTNPYASPYTPMNVKPTPDFVSSPQTALGSTPGAAVANPPPTNIKTGQAPHLNKKANDGWNDLPLNVKEKPQRAKAPSVAPLNMAAPAAGAVPGVAGAGTPYVPPPRSARSSSRGPSVSSPLPPPPPKGSRMASISSTGSVGNMSPKASAINPYAPQAQAANGPSTPRTSAYTAPVTQPPTAPFTAYAPGGTAPSPVLRQNPYAPPPQQITPVGTIPPARTSSTSSTATPAPAVVPPPPTNLKKKNHPTATLENASNLLESVQRTTELGSAAPLSNGNAAAAAPVATAATAPPTGLAPPKSTAPPPSSTNSTTPESVPTPAPASIPADQQAIVEYFKEELARVTPLTPKEYSKQIKDCDKRLNILFNHLAKQDLLTQPTIDKLHTIVGQLKSKDYSSAMQVFVDISTNNATEAGNWLTGVKRLIALAEATSN